The following coding sequences lie in one Cyanobacteria bacterium FACHB-DQ100 genomic window:
- a CDS encoding ATP-binding cassette domain-containing protein has protein sequence MFCIVKAGVSIEARLLVLQNLGRQVEEKWIWKHLNFELHPGERCAIAGAAGTGKTLLLRAIAALDPIQAGSILFQGKNLSDWFIPRYRTQVLYLHQRPALLEGTVEQNLQAIYKMSVHQSLKPYPLERDRILKYLSSLGRSADFLNRPIHALSGGESQIAAFLRALLCSPTVLLFDEPTASLDAQTEQQFEQLVQFWQQEDPMRSYFWTSHDPEQLSRMTDRRLRLDRL, from the coding sequence ATGTTTTGTATAGTTAAAGCTGGCGTGTCGATAGAAGCTCGTTTGTTAGTTCTTCAAAATTTAGGGCGACAAGTTGAAGAGAAGTGGATTTGGAAGCATCTTAATTTCGAGTTGCATCCAGGAGAAAGGTGCGCGATCGCGGGTGCTGCCGGAACCGGAAAGACATTGTTACTAAGAGCGATCGCAGCCCTTGATCCAATTCAAGCCGGAAGTATTTTATTTCAAGGTAAGAACTTGTCCGATTGGTTTATTCCTCGCTATCGCACTCAAGTTCTTTACCTACATCAACGCCCCGCACTACTAGAAGGAACAGTCGAACAGAACTTACAAGCAATCTATAAAATGTCAGTGCACCAATCACTGAAACCCTATCCTCTTGAGCGCGATCGCATCCTGAAGTATCTATCGAGCTTAGGACGATCCGCAGATTTTCTCAACCGCCCCATTCATGCCCTTTCAGGTGGAGAATCTCAGATTGCAGCTTTTCTGCGTGCTTTACTGTGTTCTCCGACTGTGTTGTTATTTGATGAACCGACCGCTTCCCTCGATGCACAGACTGAGCAACAATTCGAGCAGCTTGTACAATTTTGGCAACAGGAAGACCCAATGCGATCGTATTTCTGGACAAGCCATGATCCAGAGCAACTAAGCCGAATGACCGATCGCAGATTGAGGCTCGATCGTTTGTAG
- the fetB gene encoding iron export ABC transporter permease subunit FetB: MTTSYVPINNGQLAIAALLIVINVVLSIALQLRLEKQLWIGAVRMTVQLLLIGYVLKWIFTLQSPWLVLAVTLMMTILAGQSAIARTKRRYRGIFWNCFISIFASSALMIGVIVVGIIRVEPWYNPQYVIPILGMILGNALTGASLALDRFTEDLIIRRDQIEALLALGATRWEAAQQTIQEALRTGMIPTINQMMVMGTVSLPGMMTGQIIAGANPTDAVRYQIVLIFAIAAGTGLATIGIVLLGFRTLFNVQHQLRLDRLHLREKA, encoded by the coding sequence ATGACGACTTCTTATGTTCCGATTAATAATGGACAGCTCGCGATCGCAGCCTTACTCATTGTGATTAATGTTGTTTTGTCAATCGCGCTACAACTGCGACTAGAGAAGCAGTTGTGGATTGGGGCAGTTCGGATGACGGTTCAACTTTTGCTGATTGGCTACGTTCTCAAGTGGATTTTTACTCTACAGTCGCCCTGGCTCGTATTAGCTGTAACTTTAATGATGACGATTCTGGCGGGACAATCTGCGATCGCAAGAACTAAACGTCGCTATCGGGGAATCTTTTGGAATTGCTTCATCTCAATCTTTGCCTCCTCAGCCTTGATGATCGGCGTGATTGTAGTTGGGATCATTAGAGTTGAGCCTTGGTATAACCCACAGTATGTGATCCCAATATTAGGTATGATTCTGGGCAATGCACTAACCGGGGCATCCCTTGCACTCGATCGCTTCACTGAAGATTTGATTATTCGACGAGATCAAATTGAAGCTTTGTTAGCGTTAGGTGCGACTCGATGGGAGGCTGCACAGCAAACAATTCAAGAAGCATTAAGAACCGGGATGATTCCTACAATCAATCAAATGATGGTGATGGGAACCGTGAGCTTACCCGGAATGATGACCGGGCAGATTATTGCAGGCGCAAATCCAACTGATGCAGTACGCTATCAGATTGTGTTGATTTTTGCGATCGCAGCCGGAACTGGACTCGCGACGATTGGAATTGTCTTACTTGGATTCCGAACGCTCTTTAACGTACAACATCAACTAAGACTTGATCGATTGCATCTCAGAGAAAAAGCCTAA
- a CDS encoding biopolymer transporter ExbD codes for MLFSEDNDVPAQINIVPMIDVVFALLTFFIISTLFLTRSEGLPVNLPRAATSKSQQQMRIAVSVKPSGELALNKRSVQLSELQTGVRTLMQANQQAVVVINADEKVEHGQIVSVMDEIRKIEGVKMAIATKKK; via the coding sequence ATGCTGTTTTCTGAAGATAACGACGTTCCAGCACAGATTAACATTGTTCCAATGATTGATGTTGTGTTTGCGTTACTAACATTTTTCATTATTTCTACATTGTTTCTGACTCGTTCTGAAGGTTTGCCTGTAAACTTACCTCGTGCAGCAACTTCTAAAAGTCAGCAGCAGATGAGAATTGCGGTGAGCGTTAAGCCTAGCGGGGAACTAGCACTGAACAAGCGATCGGTTCAGTTGTCTGAACTGCAAACAGGGGTTAGAACACTCATGCAAGCCAATCAGCAAGCAGTTGTTGTAATCAATGCCGACGAGAAGGTAGAACATGGTCAGATTGTTTCGGTGATGGATGAAATTCGCAAGATTGAAGGAGTCAAGATGGCAATCGCTACGAAGAAGAAATAG
- a CDS encoding ABC transporter ATP-binding protein → MSLPATLATRNLTLAYDGTVIVKDLTLEIPTGKITALVGANGCGKSTLLRGLARLLKPVNGAVYLDSKSIFGRSTKEVAQQLGLLPQNPIAPEGLTVKDLVAQGRYPYQNWLQQWSIQDEKIVQQALETTDLVGFSDRALDTLSGGQRQRAWIAMALAQDTDILLLDEPTTFLDLAHQIEVLDLLYNLNQQQGRTIVMVLHDLNQACRYADYLVAVKEGRIFAAGDPKTVMTEELAQAVFNLECRIFADPISGTPLCIPISQKAKARS, encoded by the coding sequence ATGTCTTTACCCGCAACGCTCGCAACTCGAAATCTCACCCTTGCTTACGATGGAACAGTTATTGTTAAGGATCTGACTCTAGAAATTCCCACAGGCAAAATTACCGCCTTGGTGGGTGCAAACGGATGCGGGAAATCTACGCTTCTACGAGGGCTAGCAAGACTATTAAAGCCTGTGAATGGAGCAGTTTATTTAGATAGCAAATCGATCTTCGGGCGATCGACCAAAGAAGTTGCTCAACAATTAGGACTGTTACCTCAAAATCCGATCGCACCTGAAGGACTGACGGTTAAAGATTTGGTGGCTCAGGGACGCTATCCTTACCAAAACTGGCTGCAACAATGGTCTATTCAGGACGAAAAGATTGTGCAACAGGCACTAGAAACAACAGATCTCGTGGGGTTTAGCGATCGCGCTCTAGATACACTTTCGGGTGGGCAGCGACAACGCGCATGGATTGCGATGGCACTCGCGCAAGATACGGATATTTTATTACTGGATGAACCTACTACCTTTCTGGATCTTGCTCATCAAATTGAAGTGTTAGATTTGCTATACAACCTGAATCAGCAGCAAGGAAGAACGATCGTCATGGTGCTGCATGATCTGAATCAAGCTTGTCGGTATGCAGATTATCTAGTTGCAGTCAAAGAAGGGAGAATCTTTGCAGCAGGCGATCCTAAGACTGTGATGACCGAGGAACTCGCTCAAGCTGTGTTCAATCTAGAGTGTCGGATTTTCGCAGATCCAATTTCAGGAACGCCACTGTGCATTCCTATCAGTCAGAAAGCAAAGGCGCGATCGTAG
- a CDS encoding MotA/TolQ/ExbB proton channel family protein produces MSDVINFLIAGGVVMIPLLLFSVTAIGLIIERSRYWGRIIKRQPKMMQRTLMLYQENDVAGAIDTLKKNIDLPAGRILLSALSLDRPTPEQFRLAMQAEAQAETPGMKRFTNLFDMIVGLSPLFGLLGTVTGLIVSFASLNLGNVGGSQTAGVTGGISEALVSTASGLVVAIFNFFAVGIFRGFFTRQTALIQEYANRFELIYSRRYEDGRISQHY; encoded by the coding sequence ATGAGTGATGTGATTAACTTTTTGATAGCAGGTGGAGTGGTGATGATTCCACTGCTGCTATTTTCTGTCACCGCGATCGGGTTGATCATTGAGCGATCGCGCTACTGGGGTCGCATCATCAAACGTCAGCCCAAGATGATGCAGCGCACATTGATGTTGTATCAGGAAAACGATGTGGCAGGCGCGATCGATACTCTGAAGAAAAACATTGATCTCCCTGCGGGTCGCATTTTGCTATCTGCTTTGTCGCTCGATCGTCCTACGCCTGAACAGTTTCGATTGGCAATGCAGGCGGAGGCACAGGCTGAAACTCCAGGTATGAAACGATTTACGAATCTGTTCGACATGATTGTTGGATTGTCGCCTTTGTTTGGATTGTTGGGAACGGTGACTGGATTGATCGTATCGTTTGCGTCTTTGAATCTTGGAAATGTCGGAGGCAGTCAAACTGCTGGTGTTACAGGCGGGATCAGTGAAGCGCTTGTTTCGACTGCTTCAGGATTAGTCGTTGCAATTTTTAACTTTTTTGCAGTCGGTATCTTTCGAGGTTTTTTCACTCGCCAAACCGCTTTGATTCAAGAATATGCAAATCGTTTCGAGCTAATCTATAGCCGTCGTTACGAAGACGGTCGGATTTCACAACATTACTAA